Below is a window of Acidobacteriota bacterium DNA.
GGAAACAAATCCGCCATTCGATGAGCTCCGCGCCGTCGCGATGTCGGCTGCCAGATGCTTGTGGGAATTGCCGACGACCCAACTCACGCCGGGGATCGCGGCCAGTTCCTCCGGCGCCCGTTGCGCGTAACAACCAGTGACGAGAATGCGGCACCCGGGATTTTCCCTGCGCACGCGACGGATCGAGGCCCGTGCGTCCTTGTCCGCGCCCTCGGTGACAGTGCAAGTGTTGAGGACGACTACATCGGCATCGCGCGCTGTGGGAGCGCGTTCCAGCCCACGCTCCAGGAACTGGTTCTCGAGCGCGGCGCCGTCGGCCTGGGTGGCGCGGCAGCCAAAATTCTCTATGTAGAAGCTGGCCACGCTCCTATACTAACTGAGTGTGGGCCGGGCGCTCTCGTCTGGCGCACATTCGCGCATCTCCGTGAGGTGCTCATGAAACGGCGCATCCTTCTCGTCGATGACGACCTCGCCGTCCTTCTGACCCTGAAGGCGGTTCTGGAATTCCACGGATTTGAAGTAGAAACCGCAACCAGCGCGAAAGAAGCGTTCGCTCGACTGGAGTCCGCCTCCTATCACATGGTCATCAGTGACCTGCGGATGGACACGGAGGATGCGGGACTGAGAGTGATCGCGGCAGCCCGACAGCAGAAGTACGATCCTGCTACAGCTCTGCTCACTGCCTACCCACCTTCCGGAGACGGTTGGGAAGCGGAGCTTTCAGGCTCATTGCTGATCAAGCCGCTCGGGATAAAAGAGCTTCTGGGCCAGGTGGAGGCGCTCCTTCTCCGCCACGCTGACGCTCGAAACGCCCGCCTGAGCGGTGCGTCCGAAAAGACACAGGTATCCCCTCGAAAGGCCGGCTGAGGACCGTCCCGCCGAATGGCTTGATTCTTCGGGTGGATCAGGCGCTGGCGACTTGCCGTTTTTGCTGAAAGCATTCCCGGCAAAGTACGGGCCGCCCTTGGGTCGGACGAAACGGAACCGTCGTCTCCTTACCGCATTGGGAGCAACTGGTACGAGTCTCGGTCTTCATGTAGGGCTGGCCATGGACGGCGCCCAATACCGCGACCCGTTTCCCCTTACAGTTTTTGCAGCGCTTGGGTTCGTTCTTGAACTGCTTGTCGTAGAAGAACAGCTGTTCGCCTGCCGTGAACACGAAGTCCGCACTACAATCGACGCACTTCAACATCTTGTCCTGGAATTCCATGCGAAGAGGCACTCCATTCCCCTTCCCTGCCATTGGACGCCAGAGCCGAAGGGGAATGTATTCGGTTCACGACGCGTGGCAGGGGATTTTTGGTCCTCCCCCTCAATCTGCTGCTTGAAACCCCGGACTCGGCCCGCCATGCGAAGTGCTTCGCATGGTTACAAATAGAATGCCTGGACTGCGGAATGAAAAATTGAGGATCGGGGAATGGGCCGTCACGCTAGACGCGACGGCCCGGATACTCAATCTGCTTCTTTGCGCGCTTTCTTACGGCTGCGCTTTCGTGCGAGTGCTTCCTTTACGCGTTTTTTTTCGCCGGGCTTCAGGTAAAAAGAGTGACGTTTTACTTCCTTGATGATGTCCTCTTGCTGTACCTTTCGCTTGAATCGGCGAAGCGCGTTCTCGAGGGACTCGCCCTCCTGTAATCTGACTTCAGCCAAACGGACTACACCCCCCTACCCGTCCTGAATAAGGACCAAACCAGTTATGGCAAGCCTATGGTACCGGAGTCAAGCGGAATGTACAAAACTTTTGCCTACATTCAAAACAGCAATTTCAATCCCATCTGTACCATCCGCGGCGCATACGCACTGTTGGCCTTCAGGAAATTCGTAGGCTGCTGATAGTAGGCAGGATAGGTGAGACCGCCGTTCGGCGCCCGGCCCAATGAAACAAACTGCCCCGCGGAGTTCACAAAGCCGTCTTCGCTCAAGTTGTATCGTTGATTGTCACGGTTGAAGAGATTAAACGACTCCGCGGAGAATTCGAGCCGCACCGGCTCCGTGATGTGAACGATGCGTGTGAGACGAAGATCCGTGGTGGCGTAATCGGGGCCGAGAAATGAATTTCGCCCATAGCGTGCAAGGCGGTCATTGCTGGAATTGGCGTCGCGATTGGGATCTCCGGTAACGCGCGCATCGGTGGGCCGGCCGCTACCAAAACTCAGCACTCCGGCAATTTTCCAGTCATTGAAGATTTTGGACAGGACCTCCTGTCCTCGTCCGAATGGGCGAGGCTCCGCGATCCACGACACCGACAGGCGGTTCCGTTGGTCCGTAACACTTGGACCGCGCTCGTTGCTGGTCGAGAAAGAATTCTGCACGGTCACGGGACGGCCGGCGACGAGCGCATCCTGGCCATCGTCAATCGCATGCGCCCAGGTGTAAGCCAGGCGGAAATAGAAACCCTTCGTCATCCGGCGACGCAATGACACGGTCATGCCGTGGTAAATGCTGGTCGCGACGCTCTCGAATTGATTGATTGCGCTCAACTGCGTGATGGGCCGCACAACATCATTGATGCAAGGCGGAAACGGACAACTGAAACTCTGTTGCGTCTGCCAGGTACCGAATGACTCCACCGGGTAGAAAGAGTCGGTAAATGTGCCGCCGGTCGAGTCATAAATGGGATAGCTGTATTCGGTTGGTGGCGGCAAATTCACATCGCGCGCGCGAATCAGATTTTCTCCATGGACGTACAAGTACGAAACGCCGACCGCAAACCGGTCCGCGAACTCGCGTTCGATGCTCAGACTTCCCTGCTGCACTTTAGGAGTGATGAAGTCCGGCGCAAACGTGGAAAGATCGCTGGTCAGGAATGGCTTCAGCGAATCCGGCGGTGTGCAGGCCACCGGTCCACGATTGCACGTCACCATCGCATTCGGATACGTGGGAAAGATTTGATGCTGCGTGGTGTCGGCGTTGTCGAGAAACAGAAAAGTTCCGGTCATTCCGTCGTTATTGATGACGGCGGATTCGTAGAGTTGAGGCAAGCGTGTGTAGAAGATTCCAAAACCGCCGCGCACCACCAGGGGCTTCTGACTGCCGATGGAATAGGCAAACCCGACGCGGGGCGAGAAATTGTTCTTGTCGGAAGGCATTTTGCCGGAACCTGCCCACAGTGGGTTCGCGACGAGATCTTTGCTGCTGAAGGTTTGCAGGTCATAACGCACGCCCAGGCTCACCGCTAACCGCCCGGTCAGGCGAATCGTGTCCTGCAGGAATGCGGAGTAGTCGTTGCTGTCGGGATGCGACACAGGATTCCCGAAGTTCTGCAGGTAGTAGCGTGGCACGCCATGCGCCCAGGCTCGAAGAGGTGTGATTCGCAGGCCTCCGTGTTCGGGCACAAAGGTGAACGGATCCACGCTGACATCGTCATAGAGATATTCCCCGCCATAGAGAGAAGGAAAATAGTTGTAGTCGCGCGTGAACATCACGTCGCCGCCGAATTTCCAGTCGTGCCGCCCGCCCGTCAGGCTAAGAGTCTCCGCGAGATGCAGCCGATGCTCTCGCGTTTGGCGGGGCAGGATCGAAGACTGGCCGAAAGCCTCGATCACGTTATAGATGCGCGTGCGCACATCCTGCGAGTTAGAGAACGATTCCTGCAGATCGCGTGAGAACTGTGCGCGCAGGTGGCTGGTGAGTCGTGGTCCGAGTCCGCTGAGCAGCGCCAGCGATGCGCTCTCCGTCTTAACGTCTTCTTCCCCGTTCGAACTCATCGCGAAGTTAGTGATCGGGCTGGCGGGATCGAAGAACACGTTGTTCGATCCGTAATACCGCGACGTATTCACGCGCGCCGTGAGAAAGTGCTTCGGGCTCAGCGAATAATCCAGCTTGATGAAGCCGCTGTTGCCGAGCATCTGTGCGGGAAAAATCCCGCCCAGGCTGGATAGCCTGGCGGCTGCAGCAAACACCAGAACATGGTCACAGGCCTGCCCGCCAATCTGCGGATCACAGTCCTCGTAATCGCCATCGTGGAGCGGTTCTTCGCCTTTTTTCGGAATTACCGCGGTGTTGCCGTCGGCAAATTGCACCACTGCTGGATTGTTGAAGATGTGCTGATCGTATCCTGCAAAGAAGAAAACTTTGTTGCGCTTGATCGGACCGCCGAATGTCCCGCCAAACTGGTGCTGTCGCCCGCTTGGATTGAATCCCACAAACGCCGGAGCAGCTCCGAACGCGTTATCTCGCAAGAGATAGAACCCGGTGCCATGCCAGTGGTTGGAACCGGACTTCGTCACGACATTGACCACCGCTCCGCCCGCGCGTCCCAATTCTGCGCCGTACGTGTTGGAACTGACGCGAAATTCCTTCACCACTTCGTTCGAGAATTGATACGGTGCGCGATATCGTCCCCGAGCCTGCGCGAAGAAACCATTGTTGTTGTCGGCGCCGTCGAGCAGATAGCTGGATTGATAGCCGCGAATCCCTCCGAAGGCAAGATCGCCATTCGAACTGGAAGTCAGGCCGCGTGGGTCGGTGGTGACTCCCGGTGCCAGCAAAGAAAGATCGGTATAACGTCGCCCCGGCAACGGCAAATCCCCGATTGCGCGTTCGTCGACCAGAGCGGAAACCGCGCTCGGCTGTGTCTCCACCAGTGGAGGCGCGTCGGACACGGTCAGTGATTCCTTGGCGCCAGCCACCGCCAGTTGGAACGATAGAGAGGTCGCCGCCCCGATCTCAACTCGGATGATGGGCGAGTTTTGGGGAAGCATCCCCTCGGCTTCGGCGCGAGCCGAGTATTCCCCGGGTGGAAGCAGATCGAGTTTGAAGCGGCCTTCGGCGTCCGTTGCGCCGTGGTAGCGGATGCCGGTATCCACGCGGATGGCAACGATGTCCGCTGCAGTGACGGCTGCGCCTTGCGCGTCCAGCACGGTTCCACGCAATGCCCCAGTGGAAGCGTCCTGTGCGAGCAGGGAGCTACCGAAGAGGATCAGGGTGAGTAAACAGGAAAAGATCGATCGATCAGGAGCCTGCCGGCAGTCGCCAACCATGGAATTCCTCCAACGTCCGGAACCTCGGAACGGGAGGAAATTTGGGGAGACCTTTCAGGTTGTAGCACGGCGTTCGCGGCGAAG
It encodes the following:
- a CDS encoding TonB-dependent receptor; its protein translation is MVGDCRQAPDRSIFSCLLTLILFGSSLLAQDASTGALRGTVLDAQGAAVTAADIVAIRVDTGIRYHGATDAEGRFKLDLLPPGEYSARAEAEGMLPQNSPIIRVEIGAATSLSFQLAVAGAKESLTVSDAPPLVETQPSAVSALVDERAIGDLPLPGRRYTDLSLLAPGVTTDPRGLTSSSNGDLAFGGIRGYQSSYLLDGADNNNGFFAQARGRYRAPYQFSNEVVKEFRVSSNTYGAELGRAGGAVVNVVTKSGSNHWHGTGFYLLRDNAFGAAPAFVGFNPSGRQHQFGGTFGGPIKRNKVFFFAGYDQHIFNNPAVVQFADGNTAVIPKKGEEPLHDGDYEDCDPQIGGQACDHVLVFAAAARLSSLGGIFPAQMLGNSGFIKLDYSLSPKHFLTARVNTSRYYGSNNVFFDPASPITNFAMSSNGEEDVKTESASLALLSGLGPRLTSHLRAQFSRDLQESFSNSQDVRTRIYNVIEAFGQSSILPRQTREHRLHLAETLSLTGGRHDWKFGGDVMFTRDYNYFPSLYGGEYLYDDVSVDPFTFVPEHGGLRITPLRAWAHGVPRYYLQNFGNPVSHPDSNDYSAFLQDTIRLTGRLAVSLGVRYDLQTFSSKDLVANPLWAGSGKMPSDKNNFSPRVGFAYSIGSQKPLVVRGGFGIFYTRLPQLYESAVINNDGMTGTFLFLDNADTTQHQIFPTYPNAMVTCNRGPVACTPPDSLKPFLTSDLSTFAPDFITPKVQQGSLSIEREFADRFAVGVSYLYVHGENLIRARDVNLPPPTEYSYPIYDSTGGTFTDSFYPVESFGTWQTQQSFSCPFPPCINDVVRPITQLSAINQFESVATSIYHGMTVSLRRRMTKGFYFRLAYTWAHAIDDGQDALVAGRPVTVQNSFSTSNERGPSVTDQRNRLSVSWIAEPRPFGRGQEVLSKIFNDWKIAGVLSFGSGRPTDARVTGDPNRDANSSNDRLARYGRNSFLGPDYATTDLRLTRIVHITEPVRLEFSAESFNLFNRDNQRYNLSEDGFVNSAGQFVSLGRAPNGGLTYPAYYQQPTNFLKANSAYAPRMVQMGLKLLF
- a CDS encoding response regulator; the encoded protein is MKRRILLVDDDLAVLLTLKAVLEFHGFEVETATSAKEAFARLESASYHMVISDLRMDTEDAGLRVIAAARQQKYDPATALLTAYPPSGDGWEAELSGSLLIKPLGIKELLGQVEALLLRHADARNARLSGASEKTQVSPRKAG
- a CDS encoding zinc-ribbon domain containing protein, yielding MEFQDKMLKCVDCSADFVFTAGEQLFFYDKQFKNEPKRCKNCKGKRVAVLGAVHGQPYMKTETRTSCSQCGKETTVPFRPTQGRPVLCRECFQQKRQVASA
- a CDS encoding 30S ribosomal protein S21, translating into MAEVRLQEGESLENALRRFKRKVQQEDIIKEVKRHSFYLKPGEKKRVKEALARKRSRKKARKEAD